The Eptesicus fuscus isolate TK198812 chromosome 17, DD_ASM_mEF_20220401, whole genome shotgun sequence genome has a window encoding:
- the CWF19L1 gene encoding CWF19-like protein 1 isoform X1, producing the protein MAQKPLRLLACGDVEGKFDVLFNRVRAIQKKSGNFDLLLCIGNFFGSTPDAEWEEYKTGIKKAPIQTYVLGANNQETVKYFQDADGCELAENITYLGRKGVFTGTSGLQIVYLSGTESLNEPVPGYSFSPKDVSSLRTMLCSTPQFKGVDILLTSPWPKYVGNFGNSSGEVDTKKCGSALVSSLASDLKPRYHFAALEKTYYERLPYRNHIVLQENAQHATRFIALANVGNPEKKKYLYAFSIVPMKLMDAAELVKQPPDVTENPYRKCGKEASIGKQIPAPEEESACQFFFDLNERQGRKRSSTGRDSKSPHPKQPRKPPQPLGPCWFCLASPEVEKHLVVNIGTHCYLALAKGGLSDDHVLILPIGHYQSVVELSAEVVEEVEKYKATLRKFFKSRGKRCILFERNYKSHHLQLQVVPVPLSRCATDDIKDAFITQAQEQQIELLEIPEHSDIKQIAQPGAAYFYVELDTGEKLFHRIKKNFPLQFGREVLASEAILNIPDKSDWRQCQISKEEEETLARRFRKDFEPFDFTLDD; encoded by the exons CTTGGCTTGTGGAGATGTTGAAGGAAAGTTTGATGTTTTATTCAATCGAGTTCGAGCAATTCAGAAGAAAAGTGGAAACTTTGAC CTGCTGTTGTGTATAGGAAATTTCTTTGGCTCCACTCCAGATGCTGAATGGGAGGAGTATAAAACTGGCATCAAAAAAG CTCCTATTCAGACATACGTGCTAGGTGCCAATAACCAGGAAACAGTAAAATATTTCCAAGATGCTGATGGGTGTGAATTAGCTGAGAACATTACTTACCTGG GGCGGAAAGGTGTCTTCACTGGAACCTCGGGGCTGCAGATTGTGTACCTCAGTGGGACCGAGTCCTTAAATGAGCCAGTCCCAGGTTACAGTTTTAGTCCCAAGGATGTCTCTTCCCTGAGGACCATGCTGTGTTCGACACCCCAGTTTAAGGGTGTTGATATCTTGCTCACATCCCCATGGCCCAAGTATGTGGGGAACTTTGGGAATTCTTCT GGAGAAGTGGATACCAAAAAATGTGGCTCTGCTTTGGTCTCCAGTCTTGCCTCAGACTTGAAACCAAGATACCATTTTGCTGCTTTGGAAAAGACCTATTACGAGAGGCTTCCATATCG AAACCACATCGTTCTGCAGGAAAATGCACAGCATGCCACCAGGTTCATAGCACTGGCAAATGTTGGaaatccagaaaagaaaaag TATCTTTACGCATTCAGCATCGTCCCCATGAAACTAATGGATGCAGCAGAACTGGTAAAACAGCCTCCAGATGTCACTGAAAACCCTTACAGGAAATGTGGGAAGGAAGCATCCATAGGAAAGCAAATTCCTGCCCCTGAG GAAGAGTCAGCCTGTCAGTTTTTCTTTGATTTAAATGAAAGGCAGGGAAGGAAGCGTTCATCTACAGGCAGAGATAGCAAGTCTCCTCACCCAAAGCAGCCTCGCAAACCTC CTCAGCCTCTAGGACCCTGCTGGTTTTGTCTCGCCAGCCCCGAAGTGGAGAAGCATTTGGTAGTCAACATTGGCACACAT TGCTACCTTGCTCTGGCCAAAGGAGGCTTATCTGATGATCATGTCCTTATCCTGCCTATTGGACACTACCAGTCAGTGGTGGAGCTTTCAGCAGAGGTGGTGGAAGAGGTGGAGAAGTATAAGGCTACATTGAGAAAGTTTTTTAAGAGTCGAGGGAAACGATGTATTCTATTTGAGAGAAATTATAAGAGCCATCACCTCCAGCTACAG gtcgtTCCTGTGCCACTCAGCCGCTGTGCTACCGATGACATTAAAGACGCCTTCATTACCCAGGCACAAGAGCAACAGATAGAGCTGTTGGAAATCCCAGAGCACTCTGACATCAAGCAG ATTGCACAGCCAGGAGCAGCATATTTTTATGTTGAACTTGACACAGGAGAGAAGCTTTTCCACagaattaaaaagaattttcCTTTGCAGTTTGGAAG GGAGGTCCTGGCAAGTGAAGCCATCCTTAATATTCCTGACAAGTCTGACTGGAGGCAGTGTCAGATCagcaaggaagaggaggagacccTGGCTCGCCGCTTCCGCAAAGACTTTGAGCCTTTTGACTTCACTCTGGATGACTAA
- the CWF19L1 gene encoding CWF19-like protein 1 isoform X2, whose amino-acid sequence MAQGEVDTKKCGSALVSSLASDLKPRYHFAALEKTYYERLPYRNHIVLQENAQHATRFIALANVGNPEKKKYLYAFSIVPMKLMDAAELVKQPPDVTENPYRKCGKEASIGKQIPAPEEESACQFFFDLNERQGRKRSSTGRDSKSPHPKQPRKPPQPLGPCWFCLASPEVEKHLVVNIGTHCYLALAKGGLSDDHVLILPIGHYQSVVELSAEVVEEVEKYKATLRKFFKSRGKRCILFERNYKSHHLQLQVVPVPLSRCATDDIKDAFITQAQEQQIELLEIPEHSDIKQIAQPGAAYFYVELDTGEKLFHRIKKNFPLQFGREVLASEAILNIPDKSDWRQCQISKEEEETLARRFRKDFEPFDFTLDD is encoded by the exons ATGGCCCAA GGAGAAGTGGATACCAAAAAATGTGGCTCTGCTTTGGTCTCCAGTCTTGCCTCAGACTTGAAACCAAGATACCATTTTGCTGCTTTGGAAAAGACCTATTACGAGAGGCTTCCATATCG AAACCACATCGTTCTGCAGGAAAATGCACAGCATGCCACCAGGTTCATAGCACTGGCAAATGTTGGaaatccagaaaagaaaaag TATCTTTACGCATTCAGCATCGTCCCCATGAAACTAATGGATGCAGCAGAACTGGTAAAACAGCCTCCAGATGTCACTGAAAACCCTTACAGGAAATGTGGGAAGGAAGCATCCATAGGAAAGCAAATTCCTGCCCCTGAG GAAGAGTCAGCCTGTCAGTTTTTCTTTGATTTAAATGAAAGGCAGGGAAGGAAGCGTTCATCTACAGGCAGAGATAGCAAGTCTCCTCACCCAAAGCAGCCTCGCAAACCTC CTCAGCCTCTAGGACCCTGCTGGTTTTGTCTCGCCAGCCCCGAAGTGGAGAAGCATTTGGTAGTCAACATTGGCACACAT TGCTACCTTGCTCTGGCCAAAGGAGGCTTATCTGATGATCATGTCCTTATCCTGCCTATTGGACACTACCAGTCAGTGGTGGAGCTTTCAGCAGAGGTGGTGGAAGAGGTGGAGAAGTATAAGGCTACATTGAGAAAGTTTTTTAAGAGTCGAGGGAAACGATGTATTCTATTTGAGAGAAATTATAAGAGCCATCACCTCCAGCTACAG gtcgtTCCTGTGCCACTCAGCCGCTGTGCTACCGATGACATTAAAGACGCCTTCATTACCCAGGCACAAGAGCAACAGATAGAGCTGTTGGAAATCCCAGAGCACTCTGACATCAAGCAG ATTGCACAGCCAGGAGCAGCATATTTTTATGTTGAACTTGACACAGGAGAGAAGCTTTTCCACagaattaaaaagaattttcCTTTGCAGTTTGGAAG GGAGGTCCTGGCAAGTGAAGCCATCCTTAATATTCCTGACAAGTCTGACTGGAGGCAGTGTCAGATCagcaaggaagaggaggagacccTGGCTCGCCGCTTCCGCAAAGACTTTGAGCCTTTTGACTTCACTCTGGATGACTAA